GGTGGCACGAGCTCAGGTCCTAGTTACCATACGTTATACTAGTGATCGGTGCCGAGAAACTGAGAAAATATATATCAAACCAGGTTGAAGGTTATAAAAACAGGATGGATAAACCAGGTTTCAACTGTCAGCCAGTTAAAGGAATGTTTGAGCGCGGTTCCTTTCCTTTTCTGACGGTGCAGATCGGCCTTTGTATATTATTCATCGGAACCTTCCACGTTTTCCTTGGTCAATTGGACCAGATTAAATTTGTTTCATCTGCCTTCGTAAGGTTCCCTTGTTCCTCTCGTTCATTCATTAGATTTTAAGATTACATAACTTCAATAGTATCTAATACAGTTGTACATATATGTCTTTTGCATGTACGTAACAGGCTGGTATTGTCTTAGGCCCGGCGTTGCTGGGAGGTACGGAAGCATTTCAATACGTGTTTCGTGATTCAGGAGGAATGGCCTTAATGTCAGTTATCGAAAGCATTGGGGGTGTTTttcttgcattccttgttggagTAAAGACAGACATGGATATGATTACGAAGGCAAGTAGACCAACCATCGTCATAGGTTTCTGCACTTACCTCATCCCTTTAGTTTTCAATAACGCTGTTTTAAGCGTGGTACGAAAAATCTTTACCCTGGAAAACAATATGAGTGATTCTCTCACATTCGTTGCGTTATCAGTGACTTATTCTTCCTTCTATGATACTGCTTGTGCCGTTGCTGACTTGAACCTCCTCAATTCCAAGATTGGTCGTCTAGGCCTGGCCATTTCGATAATCACCGGAATGAGCAGTTGGTTGTATGAGTATGCCTACAGCTTCTATGCAGAAGCCACTATTTTGAGTCGCAAGATGCTATTATTAGCATGGATAAGTAAAGTTATCTTATTTATTTTCATCATGTTCATTTTACGCCCAGTAATGTCATGGATGAATAAAAGTACTCCAGaaggaaaaactctgaatgaaggTTATCTTTCCTCTATCCTTATCAGCGTTTTGGGAGTTTCATTTTGTAGTCAGTCCATTGGCATAGACCCTTCGCTTGGACCACTTATAGTTGGACTAACAGTACCTGTTGGGTCGCCTATAGCCGCAGCTGTTCAAAAAAAACTCGAGTGTTTTGTTACCTTTGTGCTTGTGACACCAGTTTACATAATAGGAGGCTATCACGTACGTGCATTCAAATTCATTTGGAAAGATTTTGTAGTTGTGGAGATAATGGTGTTCCTTGCATACATTGCAAAGTTTGTTGTAGTAATGTTAGCTTCCATCTACCTGCGGATGCCTATTCTGGACTCATTTTGTCTCGGTCTCCTCTTAACTTGTGATGGCATATTCCATATGTGGTATTCAATGATAATGGTCGAAGCCGAGGTTAGTCACATAGTACCTATATCTGATTGATATATAAGAACATATTTTATATGTGCATGCTAACACTTATTTGTTGATTGATATCCAGTTGATGAGTCAACAAAGTTACACCATAATATTCTTCACAAACCTATTGATAACTATGGTAATCACACCGATGGTGAAATACTTATATGATCCTTCGAGGAAGTACACGGGCTACATGAGACAAACGATCTTAAATTCTGCTGTCAACAGTGAGCTGCGCATACTGGCTTGTGTTTACAATCAAGAAAACGTTCCCAGCATCCTCAATTTCCTTGAAGCC
This genomic stretch from Papaver somniferum cultivar HN1 chromosome 5, ASM357369v1, whole genome shotgun sequence harbors:
- the LOC113278265 gene encoding cation/H(+) antiporter 14-like, encoding MDKPGFNCQPVKGMFERGSFPFLTVQIGLCILFIGTFHVFLGQLDQIKFVSSAFAGIVLGPALLGGTEAFQYVFRDSGGMALMSVIESIGGVFLAFLVGVKTDMDMITKASRPTIVIGFCTYLIPLVFNNAVLSVVRKIFTLENNMSDSLTFVALSVTYSSFYDTACAVADLNLLNSKIGRLGLAISIITGMSSWLYEYAYSFYAEATILSRKMLLLAWISKVILFIFIMFILRPVMSWMNKSTPEGKTLNEGYLSSILISVLGVSFCSQSIGIDPSLGPLIVGLTVPVGSPIAAAVQKKLECFVTFVLVTPVYIIGGYHVRAFKFIWKDFVVVEIMVFLAYIAKFVVVMLASIYLRMPILDSFCLGLLLTCDGIFHMWYSMIMVEAELMSQQSYTIIFFTNLLITMVITPMVKYLYDPSRKYTGYMRQTILNSAVNSELRILACVYNQENVPSILNFLEATNPVTKDSFVCLYVLHLVELVGRATSILVQHKQQKNKQFAQDRNRNSSEKIINAFNQFAQQNQGFTIGQCFTAISPFSSMDNDVSQIAFDERTNLVIIPFGELDEHPYRIVNRSVLGKAPCSVGILFDHKNSTSAAIDVSVCSHNVAMIFIGGPDDREALAYSMRMADQPNLNLSVFRFTHIKPDKKTKKDDELISDLWDKIMNTENIFYKEEEVTDCADTASKIKCLENSYDFIIAGRRHDSNSPILHGLDEWCVFKELGVIGDLFATSTFEGNFSVVVLQQ